In Saprospiraceae bacterium, a genomic segment contains:
- a CDS encoding response regulator transcription factor, translating into MRQLILVAISILPGYELIAGSTITAAVSTENINLALRRTADGLLRASGDSTSRIPSVEQIKEGVWQVRLERDFRYEQLPFILQTSLDLYGIQQAYQVSIRNCEDSKIELGYHQYDFLNTNQVPCQGRELPKACRYIEISFLEATQLQQTHSSKLTWILFALVGLVSFWIYKKNKNDHKVITSIEEVECLEFGNLKLDAENQILYCADDRQTLTFRETKLLKLLINHQNQILERDQLLREVWADEGILVGRSLDVFVSRLRKKIAVDTSVAIAAIHGVGYRLEIKK; encoded by the coding sequence TTGCGACAACTTATCCTTGTCGCAATTTCTATTTTACCAGGATATGAATTAATAGCTGGGTCAACGATTACAGCAGCAGTTTCAACTGAAAACATCAACCTTGCCTTAAGACGCACAGCAGATGGCCTTTTGAGAGCTTCCGGAGACAGCACCAGCCGCATACCTTCGGTTGAACAAATCAAAGAGGGCGTTTGGCAAGTTAGACTTGAACGCGATTTCAGATATGAACAATTGCCCTTTATTCTCCAAACTTCACTAGATTTATATGGCATTCAACAAGCTTATCAGGTAAGCATTCGCAATTGCGAAGATTCAAAAATTGAACTTGGTTATCATCAATATGATTTTCTAAATACCAATCAAGTTCCTTGTCAGGGTCGCGAATTGCCCAAAGCCTGCAGATATATTGAAATCAGTTTTCTGGAAGCAACTCAACTACAGCAAACCCATTCATCGAAATTGACTTGGATCCTTTTTGCATTAGTGGGTCTGGTGAGTTTTTGGATATATAAAAAAAATAAAAATGATCATAAAGTAATTACATCTATCGAAGAAGTTGAGTGCTTGGAATTTGGAAATTTAAAATTAGACGCTGAAAATCAGATCTTGTATTGTGCTGACGATAGGCAGACACTCACTTTCCGGGAAACCAAATTGCTCAAATTGCTAATAAATCATCAAAATCAAATATTGGAGAGAGATCAACTGCTCCGGGAAGTATGGGCTGATGAAGGGATTTTGGTAGGTCGGAGTTTGGATGTTTTTGTGTCGAGGTTGCGCAAAAAAATAGCGGTCGATACTTCTGTTGCCATTGCTGCAATACACGGCGTCGGTTACCGCCTCGAAATTAAAAAGTAA